A portion of the Girardinichthys multiradiatus isolate DD_20200921_A chromosome 23, DD_fGirMul_XY1, whole genome shotgun sequence genome contains these proteins:
- the LOC124860068 gene encoding protocadherin alpha-C2-like produces MGPALTKRSVQRYVLLFILFSVFYQISTSVTHYSIPEEMKEGSVVANLAADLGLDVKTLTKRKIRLDIIANKKYLDVNKETGELFIVEKIDREHICYTKSSCYLKLEITLENPLRIVNIELEVLDMNDNAPQFRRDAIHLDISEATPKGERFSLSNAVDPDVGTNSLKTYNLSESEHFNIEVQTGRDGSKFADLILKKTLDREKQALHTLILTAVDGGTPARSGTVSIVVHVLDTNDNAPQFDKAALNIKVTENSPIGSLVIHLNATDLDEASNSDITYSYSLYTSEKTQDTFNLNPTTGEITVRGMLNYEDFRIYDMEVIATDKGASSLSGQCTIKILVEDMNDNHPEISIKSFQSPVSEDIALNTVIAVVSVSDKDSGDNGVVDLHIPDNMPFKLRESSDNYYELVVSEPLDREKVPEYEITFTVTDRGSPPLSDNETMTLELLDVNDNVPQFPQLFNTIRVMENNAPGALLSSLTAFDPDLHENQYLVYFIIEREIANTSMSMLFSINPENGNLYALKTFDYEIEKEFLFHIEARDSGSPPLSSNVTVHIIIVDQNDNAPVIVSPWRAHGSVVEEKIPRSTDKGSLVAKVIALDTDSVHNSRITYQFLQVTDASLFSLDQYNGEIRTMRMFSYKDSRHHRLVVVAKDNGEPALSATVTIKLLTVETDVKAYSDMTEMPLEYDIFSDINLYLVIGLGSVSFLLLITILVTIVLKCQKPKPSKAAPPSRNSVISERNSTIADSTLVSNDAYWYSLFLAETRKGKLVVRQPVPKGSRYIVSSIPRGTGLSETSDSAASTLQVGIS; encoded by the coding sequence ATGGGCCCCGCTTTAACAAAGAGGTCTGTGCAGAGGTACGTGCTgctctttattcttttttccgttTTTTATCAAATATCAACCTCAGTGACTCATTATTCAATACCAGAGGAAATGAAAGAAGGATCTGTTGTCGCCAACCTTGCTGCCGATCTCGGCCTGGACGTTAAAACGCTAACAAAGAGAAAGATACGCCTTGACATTATCGCTAACAAAAAATATCTGGATGTGAACAAAGAGACTGGGGAGTTATTTATCGTAGAGAAGATCGACAGGGAGCACATTTGCTATACAAAATCATCTTGCTATCTAAAACTTGAAATAACGCTGGAAAACCCGTTACGGATAGTTAACATAGAATTAGAAGTGCTAGACATGAATGACAACGCCCCACAATTTCGAAGAGACGCCATTCATTTAGATATATCGGAAGCGACGCCAAAAGGAGAGCGATTTTCACTCAGCAATGCAGTTGATCCAGATGTGGGAACAAATTCACTAAAAACATATAATTTAAGTGAAAGTGAACATTTTAACATCGAAGTTCAGACGGGAAGAGATGGATCAAAGTTTGctgatttgattttaaaaaagacATTAGATCGGGAGAAGCAGGCACTTCATACCCTTATATTAACGGCTGTGGATGGAGGAACACCTGCTCGATCTGGTACTGTTAGTATTgttgttcatgttttagatACAAACGATAATGCACCTCAATTTGATAAAGCAGCTTTGAACATAAAAGTAACGGAAAACTCTCCTATTGGAAGTCTTGTAATTCACCTCAATGCAACAGATTTGGATGAAGCATCAAATTCTGATATAACATACTCATATAGTTTATATACATCAGAGAAAACGCAGGATACATTTAATCTGAATCCAACCACAGGGGAAATTACTGTGAGAGGGATGTTGAACTATGAGGATTTCAGGATTTATGACATGGAAGTCATAGCAACAGATAAAGGAGCCAGCAGTTTGTCAGGACAATGTACTATAAAGATACTAGTTGAAGACATGAATGACAACCACCCAGAAATCTCCATTAAATCATTTCAGAGTCCAGTCAGTGAGGACATAGCGTTAAACACAGTGATAGCTGTAGTTAGTGTCAGCGATAAAGACTCAGGTGATAATGGAGTGGTTGATCTTCATATTCCAGACAACATGCCTTTCAAACTGAGGGAGTCCTCTGATAACTATTATGAGTTAGTGGTGTCAGAGCCACTAGACCGAGAGAAGGTCCCAGAATATGAAATCACTTTCACTGTGACAGACAGAGGGTCTCCTCCTTTATCTGATAATGAAACTATGACTTTGGAGCTGCTGGATGTTAATGATAATGTTCCACAGTTCCCCCAGTTATTTAATACTATTCGTGTTATGGAGAATAACGCACCTGGAGCCTTGCTCAGCTCGCTTACTGCATTTGACCCTGACCTCCATGAAAACCAGTATCTAGTTTATTTCATCATAGAGAGGGAGATTGCCAACACCTCCATGTCCATGCTGTTCTCCATCAATCCAGAGAACGGGAACCTTTACGCACTGAAAACCTTTGACTATGAGATTGAGAAGGAGTTTCTTTTCCACATTGAGGCCAGAGACTCTGGTTCTCCTCCTCTCAGCAGTAACGTGACCGTTCACATCATCATTGTGGACCAAAATGACAACGCTCCAGTTATTGTCTCTCCATGGCGCGCTCATGGCTcagtggtggaggagaagatccCCAGATCCACTGATAAAGGCTCCCTGGTGGCTAAAGTGATCGCCTTAGACACAGACTCTGTGCACAACTCTCGGATTACCTACCAGTTTCTGCAGGTGACTGATGCTTCCTTGTTCAGTCTGGATCAATACAACGGAGAGATCCGGACTATGAGGATGTTCAGTTACAAAGACTCACGCCACCACAGACTGGTTGTTGTTGCCAAGGACAACGGGGAGcctgctctctctgctacaGTCACCATCAAGCTGCTGACAGTGGAGACTGATGTTAAGGCCTACTCTGACATGACTGAGATGCCTCTGGAATATGACATCTTTTCAGACATAAACCTGTATCTGGTCATCGGTCTGGGCTCGGTGTCATTTCTCCTGCTCATCACCATACTGGTCACCATCGTGCTGAAGTGTCAGAAACCCAAACCCAGCAAAGCTGCTCCTCCCAGCAGGAACAGTGTGATCAGTGAGAGGAACTCCACCATTGCAGACTCCACTCTGGTCTCCAACGATGCCTACTGGTACAGTCTGTTTCTAGCAGAGACCAGGAAAGGAAAGCTGGTGGTTAGACAGCCTGTGCCAAAGGGCTCCAGATACATCGTGTCCAGCATCCCGAGAGGGACAGGACTGTCAGAGACTAGTGACTCAGCAGCTTCTACTCTGCAGGTAGGAATTTCATGA
- the LOC124860069 gene encoding protocadherin beta-13, producing MNDNHPEISIKSFQSPVSEDIALNTVIAVVSVSDKDSGDNGVVDLHIPDNMHFKLRESSDNYYELVVSEPLDREKVPEYEITFTVTDRGSPPLSDNETMTLELLDVNDNVPQFPQLFNTIRVMENNAPGALLSSLTAFDPDLHENQYLVYFIIEREIANTSMSMLFSINPENGNLYALKTFDYEIEKEFLFHIEARDSGSPPLSSNVTVHIIIVDQNDNAPVIVSPWRAHGSVVEEKIPRSTDKGSLVAKVIAIDTDSVHNSRITYQFLQVTDASLFSLDQYNGEIRTMRMFSYKDSRHHRLVVVAKDNGEPALSATVTIKLLTVETDVKAYSDMTEMPLEYDIFSDINLYLVIGLGSVSFLLLITILVTIVLKCQKPKPSKAAPPSRNSVISERNSTIADSTLVSNDAYWYSLFLAETRKGKLVVRQPVPKGSRYIVSSIPRGTGLSETSDSAASTLQGPMQRYVLLFIFNTFVHKISTSVTHYSIPEEMKEGSIVANLASDLSLDVTTLSRRKMRVDIIANKKYLDVNKETGELYIVERIDREHICPTKSSAPCYLRLEIILENPVRIFNIEVEILDMNDNAPQFRRDVIHLDISEATPKGERFSLSNAADPDVGANSLNTYDLSESEHFNIEVQTGRDGSKFADLILKKTLDREKQAVHSLILTAVDGGIPARSGTASVIVRVLDTNDNAPIFDEPSVTVKIFENDPIGSLVIRVKAADLDEGSNSDITYSYSLYTSERTQQTFNLNPTTGEITVRGMLNYEDFRIYDMEVIATDKGANILSGQCTIKILVEDMNDNHPEISIKSFQSPVSEDIALNTVIAVVSVSDKDSGDNGVVDLHIPDNMPFKLRESSDNYYELVVSEPLDREKVPEYEITFTVTDRGSPPLSDNETMTLELLDVNDNVPQFPQLFNTIRVMENNAPGALLSSLTAFDPDLHENQYLVYFIIEREIANTSMSMLFSINPENGNLYALKTFDYEIEKEFLFHIEARDSGSPPLSSNVTVHIIIVDQNDNAPVIVSPWRAHGSVVEEKIPRSTDKGSLVAKVIAIDTDSVHNSRITYQFLQVTDASLFSLDQYNGEIRTMRMFSYKDSRHHRLVVVAKDNGEPALSATVTIKLLTVETDVKAYSDMTEMPLEYDIFSDINLYLVIGLGSVSFLLLITILVTIVLKCQKPKPSKAAPPSRNSVISERNSTIADSTLVSNDAYWYSLFLAETRKGKLVVRQPVPKGSRYIVSSIPRGTGLSETSDSAASTLQVGVLCSRCVA from the exons ATGAATGACAACCACCCAGAAATATCCATTAAATCATTTCAGAGTCCAGTCAGTGAGGACATAGCGTTAAACACAGTGATAGCTGTAGTTAGTGTCAGTGATAAAGACTCAGGTGATAATGGAGTGGTTGATCTTCATATTCCAGACAACATGCATTTCAAACTGAGGGAGTCCTCTGATAACTATTATGAGTTAGTGGTGTCAGAGCCACTAGACCGAGAGAAGGTCCCAGAATATGAAATCACTTTCACTGTGACAGACAGAGGGTCTCCTCCTTTATCTGATAATGAAACTATGACTTTGGAGCTGCTGGATGTTAATGATAATGTTCCACAGTTCCCCCAGTTATTTAATACTATTCGTGTTATGGAGAATAACGCACCTGGAGCCTTGCTCAGCTCGCTTACTGCATTTGACCCTGACCTCCATGAAAACCAGTATCTAGTTTATTTCATCATAGAGAGGGAGATTGCCAACACCTCCATGTCCATGCTGTTCTCCATCAATCCAGAGAACGGGAACCTTTACGCACTGAAAACCTTTGACTATGAGATTGAGAAGGAGTTTCTTTTTCACATTGAGGCCAGAGACTCTGGTTCTCCTCCTCTCAGCAGTAACGTGACCGTTCACATCATCATTGTGGACCAAAATGACAACGCTCCAGTTATTGTCTCTCCATGGCGCGCTCATGGCTcagtggtggaggagaagatccCCAGATCCACTGATAAAGGCTCCCTGGTGGCTAAAGTGATCGCCATAGACACAGACTCTGTGCACAACTCTCGGATTACCTACCAGTTTCTGCAGGTGACTGATGCTTCCTTGTTCAGTCTGGACCAATACAACGGAGAGATCCGGACTATGAGGATGTTCAGTTACAAAGACTCACGCCACCACAGACTGGTTGTTGTTGCCAAGGACAACGGGGAGcctgctctctctgctacaGTCACCATCAAGCTGCTGACAGTGGAGACTGATGTTAAGGCCTACTCTGACATGACTGAGATGCCTCTGGAATATGACATCTTTTCAGACATAAACCTGTATCTGGTCATCGGTCTGGGCTCGGTGTCATTTCTCCTGCTCATCACCATACTGGTCACCATCGTGCTGAAGTGTCAGAAACCCAAACCCAGCAAAGCTGCTCCTCCCAGCAGGAACAGCGTGATCAGTGAGAGGAACTCCACCATTGCAGACTCCACTCTGGTCTCCAACGATGCCTACTGGTACAGTCTGTTTCTAGCAGAGACCAGGAAAGGAAAGCTGGTGGTTAGACAGCCTGTGCCAAAGGGCTCCAGATACATCGTGTCCAGCATCCCGAGAGGGACAGGACTGTCAGAGACTAGTGACTCAGCAGCTTCTACTCTGCAG GGACCTATGCAGAGGTACGTTCTgctctttatttttaatacctTCGTCCACAAGATATCGACGTCAGTGACTCATTATTCCATACCAgaagagatgaaagaaggatcaATTGTTGCCAATCTTGCTTCAGATCTTAGCCTGGACGTGACTACACTGAGTCGTAGAAAAATGCGGGTTGATATCATCGCTAATAAGAAATATCTGGATGTGAACAAAGAGACTGGCGAGCTGTATATTGTGGAAAGAATTGACAGAGAACACATTTGTCCCACAAAATCATCGGCCCCTTGCTATTTACGATTAGAAATAATCTTAGAAAATCCAGTGCGTATTTTTAATATAGAGGTAGAAATTTTGGATATGAATGACAACGCGCCACAGTTTCGAAGAGACGTCATACATTTAGATATATCCGAGGCGACGCCTAAAGGAGAGAGATTTTCCCTGAGTAACGCGGCTGATCCTGACGTTGGAGCAAATTCATTAAACACGTATGACCTGAGTGAAAGCGAACATTTTAATATTGAGGTTCAAACGGGGAGAGACGGGTCGAAATTCGCTGATTTGATTCTCAAAAAAACATTAGATCGGGAGAAGCAGGCTGTTCATAGTTTAATACTCACAGCTGTAGACGGAGGGATACCTGCTCGATCTGGCACGGCCAGTGTTATTGTTCGTGTTTTAGACACAAACGATAATGCTCCCATATTCGATGAACCCAGCGTTACTgtcaaaatatttgaaaatgatCCCATTGGAAGCCTAGTTATCCGTGTCAAGGCAGCAGATTTAGATGAAGGCTCTAATTCTGATATAACATATTCATACAGTCTTTATACATcagagagaacacagcaaacatttaatCTGAATCCAACCACAGGGGAAATTACTGTGAGAGGGATGTTGAACTATGAGGATTTCAGGATTTATGACATGGAAGTCATAGCAACAGATAAAGGAGCCAACATTTTGTCAGGACAATGTACTATAAAGATACTAGTTGAAGACATGAATGACAACCACCCAGAAATATCTATTAAATCATTTCAGAGTCCAGTCAGTGAGGACATAGCGTTAAACACAGTGATAGCTGTAGTTAGTGTCAGTGATAAAGACTCAGGTGATAATGGAGTGGTTGATCTTCATATTCCAGACAACATGCCTTTCAAACTGAGGGAGTCCTCTGATAACTATTATGAGTTAGTGGTGTCAGAGCCACTAGACCGAGAGAAGGTCCCAGAATATGAAATCACTTTCACTGTGACAGACAGAGGGTCTCCTCCTTTATCTGATAATGAAACTATGACTTTGGAGCTGCTGGATGTTAATGATAATGTTCCACAGTTCCCCCAGTTATTTAATACTATACGTGTTATGGAGAATAATGCACCTGGAGCCTTGCTCAGCTCGCTTACTGCATTTGACCCTGACCTCCATGAAAACCAGTATCTAGTTTATTTCATCATAGAGAGGGAGATTGCCAACACCTCCATGTCCATGCTGTTCTCCATCAATCCAGAGAACGGGAACCTTTACGCACTGAAAACCTTTGACTATGAGATTGAGAAGGAGTTTCTTTTCCACATTGAGGCCAGAGACTCTGGTTCTCCTCCTCTCAGCAGTAACGTGACCGTTCACATCATCATTGTGGACCAAAATGACAACGCTCCAGTTATTGTCTCTCCATGGCGCGCTCATGGCTcagtggtggaggagaagatccCCAGATCCACTGATAAAGGCTCCCTGGTGGCTAAAGTGATCGCCATAGACACAGACTCTGTGCACAACTCTCGGATTACCTACCAGTTTCTGCAGGTGACTGATGCTTCCTTGTTCAGTCTGGACCAATACAACGGAGAGATCCGGACTATGAGGATGTTCAGTTACAAAGACTCACGCCACCACAGACTGGTTGTTGTTGCCAAGGACAACGGGGAGcctgctctctctgctacaGTCACCATCAAGCTGCTGACAGTGGAGACTGATGTTAAGGCCTACTCTGACATGACTGAGATGCCTCTGGaatatgacatattttcagACATAAACCTGTATCTGGTCATCGGTCTGGGCTCGGTGTCATTTCTCCTGCTCATCACCATACTGGTCACCATCGTGCTGAAGTGTCAGAAACCCAAACCCAGCAAAGCTGCTCCTCCCAGCAGGAACAGCGTGATCAGTGAGAGGAACTCCACCATTGCAGACTCCACTCTGGTCTCCAACGATGCCTACTGGTACAGTCTGTTTCTAGCAGAGACCAGGAAAGGAAAGCTGGTGGTTAGACAACCTGTGCCAAAGGGCTCCAGATACATCGTGTCCAGCATCCCGAGAGGGACAGGACTGTCAGAGACTAGTGACTCAGCAGCTTCTACTCTGCAGGTAGGAGTTTTGTGTTCTCGCTGTGTGGCTTAA